From the Cloeon dipterum chromosome 4, ieCloDipt1.1, whole genome shotgun sequence genome, the window tgtttttcgtGTGGACCCATATTTTGTCTCTCAGCACTTTCTCGATCCGAGTGAAactgttttaattgttgcagGTTGCCCTGATCGCCGTGTTGGCCGTGGCCGTGACTGCCAGACCCGGAGACAAAGATGAAAAGgtaaattgctttttcccTTTCCCCCCAAAATCCGCCTGTGTCGGAATCCAACTATTTGCAACTGATCAAAATAGTTCATTTGAGACATGAAAACAAGTTCTGCCACCATCTGGCAGAACGTAAGCCAAATTTGGCTCGGCTtgttaatgagaaaaaaatagtgcGCACACACCTTGCTGCAAGCTAATATTTTATCTGCATTTTCATGgctgacagaaaaaaattgctgcccagcatgaaatttaaattaagattatcACACCCAGGCGTTGTTATTGCGCTTTTAAAACGTTCAAGACAGGTCCAATTCCTACTAAATGCTTAGATGCGATTTTTGCTTATCGTTGAAATTCTTTTCGATGTGGATTGAGTCGTTTGCACACGCATATACCTGGAAAGCacattaaaagcaatttttcgccGCGCGCGGCCACTAATAAACGAGAGTGGAAACTCGTTCGGCTGACCACATGGCCCGTGCGACAACATGCGTGGTCCAAAAGTCGAAAGCATGATTTGGAAACATAAGCCTTTTCGTACTGGGTGGGAGCGGATTGGCCAATTTTTGGCATCTGCCCAAAACGAGTCAATATTAATTGGTCCGCGCGTTTTTTCTCCGTTTTACTCGCCGGCGCGATGCATTAGGCAAACGAGTTACGCCCTTTGTTTCCCAGgtctttttccttttaaatctCTCATTTGAGTGGTAATGTAGCTGAGTGTAATGTGGAGCATAAGTTGCGCCGCGGGCCGTTCTTCTTGAAACGATATTCACTCTCTATTGAGTATTTGTAGGCTAAACAGGTTATCCAACCTGCAGGGCTGTGGCAGTCACTGGAATTTTAAACGCATAAATGGAGAGTTTGCGCGGATTAAATTGCAGCGGCTTAATTTTTCGAAAGGCGAGACAGTAGCGTGTTACACAACAGTTCCTTTTCGCGTCTGTTCTTCGCACAAATTCGCCAAATTCGCGTTGATGCAATCGACGAAAGTCCGTCGGGCTGTGGATATGGCGCATTGTTCCACAAAAACCCTAACAACATCATTTAAAGGCACGACCGGTCGGGCAGGTTGTTCTCGTCGCGgaaagcattttattatcCGTGTTATTTATTCGAAAATTATTCTGGAAATTGTCGAGCACCTGCCCGAGTCCGGATCCATCGCTTTCCCGTGCACCGCGCggtgataaaataattttgatttactcTCTGCCCGGAATTCGCCTTTGTTTCAATAGCAATATAAACGCGATTTAGATACGTGTCTCGCGGCTAGTGTGGCGGCGGTTATACTTTTCACTTTCACTGCCAACGAGAGCGACACCAAACGGAACTTCTTGTTCTCGCGCAGCCTTTTCAGATCTCCCCGCAGATGATCGATAATCCATTGTCTGAGCCGCGGCCGAGGTGTCGAGGAATTCGCGGCTTTTTCGACACAATGGCTCCGACACACCGAGCAACAGAGACACTTATCGAGAGGCGTGTGTTGTAGTacatatttgcaatttaaattgccgGAATGTGAATTCCGCCACCTCCGAATTGCTGCCGATTAGCACCGAGTCGCATTCCTTTTCTAACTCGAGAGCAATTAGCATTCACCTTTTCTCTCATAGAGCATAACGCGTGGGAAAATCTGCAGCTCTCCATTTAATTGTGCGAATGTGACTCTACCTTATTGTCATACTCTGGTTCTCGTCTttcaaatccaattaaaattgatgattGAGAATTTAAAGCATAAAACTTCCAAGTAAAATCAGTCTAGCGGCTATCCTTTCGAACTACATGAGCCCCGAGGCTGGCGGAGTAATTTACTACTGAAATCAGAGGTCGCGTTTTCGACCTTGGTGTCTATTATCGAGAGAGCAAACCAGACAATATGGTATCAATTATGCAGCCCTCGGTGCTGAATCACCCGGGACAATACTAATAAGCAGCTGCTAAGTGACGCGCGGCTTAATTAGTGCTGTGTGCGTGCAAGGCCGGGCGAAGGAAATCAGATCGGAGCCGAGATTCGTGGCTAATAGTTTTGGGTCCTGCTCTCCACGTTggtcaataattaataatggcACGGAGAGCAGCTCAGTcacttttgaatttcaaaaccCACCGGTATGAAAGTTGTCTCTAGTAAGTGGTGTAATGAGAGGAAAATTCAATGTGTGCGCTTTGCTCAGCTCACAAAACTGGTTCATTATGAATCTAGATCACACCGGCAGTCCATCTCTTTTCCTCGTTTTTTCGCTCACCACGTGCGAGCGATTGGATTTCTCTCTCGTCTCCTAACGCTTTTGTCATTGCACATATTGTCTGTCCTAATCCACGCGTAGGGGTCTAGGTAAAAAAGATTTCTAATTCCGACTCTGATGCTTGCAGACGTCTCAGCCGTACGAGTTCGAATACGAAGTGTCCGCGGCGGCCACGCCCCACTCAGGCGGCAGCAGCCACCAGGGCCACGCAGAGGCACGCGTCGGTGACCATTCTGTCGGCCGCTACTTCGTGCAGCTGCCCGAGCAGGGTGCGCACACCCGCGTCAGCTACACCACCGACCTGTGGGGCTTCCACCCCGTTGTTTCGTATGGCTCCAAGCAGTCGTCGACCCGTTTCGCCTTCGGTGACCGCGCCATCGCTGCTCTGAACGCCAACCCCGGCGGACCGGCCACCATCAACGAGCCCTCCACCGGAAGCATCGCCGGTAACCTGCCCGTCAGCATCGACTCGGCCGCCAAGGTTGGCCACGCCGACGTCAGCGAGACCCTGCACACGCTGGCCGCCGCTGGCAACCCGCCCATCCCCGCGCAGCTCGAGCGCGAGCTGAACGATGCCAAATTCCACCTCGCTGCCGCCCAGTCCGCCCCGGCCAACCCCAACAAGGGTGCCGTCTATGCCGCCGGCCACGCCGTCGTCAAGGCGCCGGTCGTCGCTCCCGTCCTCGCCACCCCTGCGCCGCCCGTGCAGCAGGTGCAGGTTGTCACCCCCGCCCCCGCCCTGTACCAGCCCGTTCAGCAGGCCCCAGTTTACCAACAGGCCCAAGTTTACCAACAAGGCCCCGTGGTGCATCAGCTGGCCATCCACGAGCAGCAGAGGAAGGTCGCCCCTGTTGTGTACACCGAGTTCAACAGCAACAACCACATCCTGGCCAACCAGCACCCTGTGAGCGTCACCCCGGCGCCTTTCGCCGTCTCCACCACGCCATTGCCCCTGGTTTCGCCCACGCCTACCTCTTTCTACGCCAGCCCCCACCCCCAACCCGTGGTTCACTCGTCAGGTGGCCTCTTCCATGCCTCCACTCTGGCCCCCGCCGCCTACAGCGTCACCCCCAAGCCCCTCCTGCAGCACGTCGCTATCGCCAGCACACCTAGGCCCATCGTCGTAGCTGATCTTGAGCACCAGGTTCACCACGTTCCTGTTCACGTGCCGGTCCCTCAGAAGGAGATCGTCCACGTTGACCGCCCCTACCCCGTTGAAGTGACCAAGTACGTCGACCGTCCCGTCCAGGTGCCCGTCGAGGTCACCAAGTACGTCGACCGTCCCGTCGAGGTTACCAAGTACGTTGACAAGCCCGTCCACGTCCCCGTGGAAGTCACCAAGTACGTCGACCGTCCCGTCGAAGTGACCAAGTACGTCGATAAGCCTGTCCACGTGCCCGTTGAGGTCACCAAGTACGTTGACCGTCCCGTCCAGGTTACCAAGTATGTCGACAGGCCCGTCGAAGTCACCAAGTACGTTGACCGTCCCGTCCAGGTTACCAAGTATGTCGACAGGCCCGTCGAGGTCACCAAGTACGTTGACCGTCCCGTCCAAGTTACCAAGTACGTCGACCGTCCCGTTGAAGTGACCAAGTACGTAGACAGGCCGGTCATCAAGCACGTGCCCGTGGAGAAGACCGTTCTTGTGCAGGGCCCCACGATCGAGAAGCACATACCCGTGCCGGTCACCAAGGTAATCTCCGTGGACAGACCTGTGCCTCATCCCGTACCCGTTCCCCACCCCGTGCCCTACGCACAGTACGTGCTGAACGTGCCCTACCAGTACGGTGGTGCGTACGGCTACGGCGCCAATTACGCTGGCAAGGTCAAAAGCGAGTCCTACGCCGACGCCGCCTACAAACTGGACGGCTGGAGGGCTAACGTGAAGAACTTCAATGGACTGCAAACCGAGGCCATCCTCAAGTCGGGCTATGGAGGCGCCAGTCTGCGCACCGAGAGCGCTGACCTGAGGGGCTTCAAGGTGTCCAAAACTCTGCTGCCGGCCGCCGACTACCTGCCGCCCGTTGGCCCCACCAAGGTCACCCTCACCGTCGAGCCGCACGTGCACAGTGTGGACTCCAAGGGACGCACCCTGTGCGAACTCCAGGGCAGCT encodes:
- the LOC135942171 gene encoding calphotin-like; translation: MAIFKVALIAVLAVAVTARPGDKDEKTSQPYEFEYEVSAAATPHSGGSSHQGHAEARVGDHSVGRYFVQLPEQGAHTRVSYTTDLWGFHPVVSYGSKQSSTRFAFGDRAIAALNANPGGPATINEPSTGSIAGNLPVSIDSAAKVGHADVSETLHTLAAAGNPPIPAQLERELNDAKFHLAAAQSAPANPNKGAVYAAGHAVVKAPVVAPVLATPAPPVQQVQVVTPAPALYQPVQQAPVYQQAQVYQQGPVVHQLAIHEQQRKVAPVVYTEFNSNNHILANQHPVSVTPAPFAVSTTPLPLVSPTPTSFYASPHPQPVVHSSGGLFHASTLAPAAYSVTPKPLLQHVAIASTPRPIVVADLEHQVHHVPVHVPVPQKEIVHVDRPYPVEVTKYVDRPVQVPVEVTKYVDRPVEVTKYVDKPVHVPVEVTKYVDRPVEVTKYVDKPVHVPVEVTKYVDRPVQVTKYVDRPVEVTKYVDRPVQVTKYVDRPVEVTKYVDRPVQVTKYVDRPVEVTKYVDRPVIKHVPVEKTVLVQGPTIEKHIPVPVTKVISVDRPVPHPVPVPHPVPYAQYVLNVPYQYGGAYGYGANYAGKVKSESYADAAYKLDGWRANVKNFNGLQTEAILKSGYGGASLRTESADLRGFKVSKTLLPAADYLPPVGPTKVTLTVEPHVHSVDSKGRTLCELQGSFKPPFVASKLLSTSYDDGTW